In one Candidatus Binatota bacterium genomic region, the following are encoded:
- a CDS encoding MFS transporter — MSAAAVKRPWWIPHFLGPLPPLEDRHIKLLGVVSLALLFEGYDLSIITSALKHIAEGVGMDEDKMGGLLGLVRIGGLPALAVVPVADRIGRRPVFLATVVGFSLGTFLTALAQTPAHFVAAQMFTRTFLLAGVAIGMVLIAEEFPAEHRGWGIGMTAALAAFGHGLGALGFAFIDLLPFGWRSLYAIGILPVFLLPMFGRNLPETGRFIANRLATGKASTADTDHRWRDALQPVIDLATAFPGRTALVGLTSLLVATGEVSVFQFTSYIVQKLHGWSPGQYSFMVIAGGMVGIIGNIVAGKQGDKHGRRIVGAVFFLLYPAAAWLFYRGPGGAALPIAYIFIVFCGTAGSVILRAISTELFPTSFRSTASGWTVSVQTLGWALGLWLLGMGSDNAEQIASATAWISLTVAVGGLVLLRLPETRGRELEDISRLD; from the coding sequence GTGAGTGCAGCAGCCGTCAAGCGCCCCTGGTGGATCCCTCACTTCCTTGGGCCCCTCCCCCCCCTCGAAGACCGCCACATAAAGTTGCTGGGGGTGGTCTCGCTGGCCCTGCTGTTCGAAGGCTACGACCTTTCGATAATCACCTCGGCGCTCAAGCACATCGCTGAAGGCGTGGGCATGGACGAAGACAAGATGGGCGGCCTGCTCGGACTCGTGAGGATAGGCGGCCTGCCGGCCCTTGCAGTAGTACCGGTGGCCGACCGCATCGGGCGTCGCCCGGTTTTCCTGGCCACCGTCGTCGGCTTCAGCCTGGGCACCTTCCTCACCGCGCTGGCCCAGACGCCGGCCCACTTTGTCGCAGCGCAGATGTTTACGCGCACCTTCCTGCTCGCCGGCGTGGCCATAGGCATGGTGCTGATCGCCGAGGAGTTCCCGGCCGAGCACCGCGGCTGGGGCATAGGCATGACGGCGGCGCTGGCAGCTTTCGGTCACGGGCTCGGGGCGCTCGGCTTCGCCTTCATCGACCTGCTGCCTTTCGGCTGGCGCAGCCTCTACGCGATAGGAATACTTCCCGTATTCCTGCTTCCCATGTTCGGCCGCAACCTGCCCGAGACAGGTCGCTTTATCGCCAACCGACTCGCCACCGGTAAGGCATCCACGGCTGACACCGACCACCGCTGGCGCGACGCCCTGCAGCCGGTCATCGACCTGGCCACCGCGTTTCCGGGCCGCACAGCGCTCGTGGGCCTGACCAGCCTGCTGGTTGCTACCGGCGAGGTGAGCGTCTTCCAGTTCACTTCCTACATCGTGCAGAAGCTGCACGGCTGGTCGCCCGGACAGTATTCGTTCATGGTCATCGCCGGTGGAATGGTAGGTATAATCGGCAACATCGTAGCCGGCAAACAGGGCGACAAACACGGCCGCAGGATAGTGGGTGCGGTGTTCTTCCTGCTCTACCCTGCCGCCGCCTGGCTGTTCTACCGCGGACCCGGCGGCGCCGCTTTGCCGATTGCCTACATTTTCATAGTGTTCTGCGGTACGGCCGGCTCGGTAATACTGCGCGCTATATCAACAGAGTTGTTTCCCACCTCGTTTCGCAGCACGGCCTCGGGCTGGACGGTGTCGGTGCAGACCCTGGGCTGGGCGCTGGGACTGTGGCTGCTGGGAATGGGCAGCGACAACGCCGAGCAGATAGCCTCGGCCACGGCCTGGATTTCGCTCACGGTGGCGGTAGGAGGCCTGGTGCTGCTGCGCCTGCCCGAAACCCGCGGCCGCGAACTCGAAGACATCAGCCGACTCGACTGA
- a CDS encoding Rieske (2Fe-2S) protein, producing MAPRTMRIDAASKLAEGETLAFSFTDAAPPTEGGVEDKNILAPAFLLRHEGRLLAYRNRCRHIPTTLDWVENRFLSNDRCWIVCATHGALYEPATGLCVAGPPSGKSLESLPVVEEDGVAIVELPPLP from the coding sequence ATGGCTCCGCGCACCATGCGTATAGATGCCGCCTCGAAGCTGGCCGAAGGCGAGACTCTTGCCTTTTCTTTTACTGATGCAGCGCCACCCACGGAAGGCGGTGTTGAGGATAAAAACATCCTCGCGCCGGCTTTCCTGCTGCGGCACGAAGGCCGCCTGCTGGCTTACCGCAACCGCTGCCGACACATACCCACCACGCTCGACTGGGTCGAGAACCGGTTTCTTTCAAACGACCGTTGCTGGATAGTCTGCGCCACGCACGGGGCCCTGTACGAACCGGCTACCGGCCTGTGCGTAGCCGGGCCGCCCTCGGGAAAAAGCCTTGAGTCACTGCCCGTTGTTGAAGAAGACGGCGTTGCGATAGTGGAGCTCCCCCCCCTTCCGTGA
- a CDS encoding DUF1329 domain-containing protein, which yields MFLSSTPPSVGGAASVKEKARVSPSASFEAASIRMVRGAIRADYQWWLGRATAPRAVGLELWVAFMLNRATGVVRGSTLLMVATLRLGSAHRSVSAFALAFVFIATATPGQSWSAGPEVGMKITKVNMHEYDDYLPPSVQIMLDYGMTIEVGDYESCPWPKAFIEATEKYSSQVELAEDNLALHNYTAGMPFPNIDANDPAAAWKIMWNHEHKPAFSDDVRTEWVVENMDDRGYVEKMLSSDVWRRLKWEGRIIHDPKPVIEHEPPMRFTEQWGPIQTPFDLKGTSFLSYRYEEAQRSDDSWLYLPALRRVRRYSTSDRSGTLFGGDIDQDSIWGFNSKPEWWDFRLLGQREILVPMHTGKYGTLDLWCGTAGTASWVPCVKWEKRKVWLVKGTPERLPVYAFSKRHLWVDQEVYNVTTSEIFDKAGELWKVWQNTFWCTESVRDNRRYEDKRLFTPAIAMIDFQLRHSSRITPPGPANPMEHDWMFEASEESLNVPEFYTIASVLNEGR from the coding sequence ATGTTTTTATCCTCAACACCGCCTTCCGTGGGTGGCGCTGCATCAGTAAAAGAAAAGGCAAGAGTCTCGCCTTCGGCCAGCTTCGAGGCGGCATCTATACGCATGGTGCGCGGAGCCATCCGCGCAGACTATCAGTGGTGGCTTGGCCGGGCTACTGCGCCTCGGGCCGTGGGGCTGGAGTTGTGGGTGGCTTTCATGCTAAACAGGGCCACCGGTGTTGTCCGGGGGAGTACTCTGCTTATGGTTGCCACGCTTCGTCTGGGTTCTGCTCACCGGTCTGTTTCAGCATTCGCCCTTGCTTTCGTTTTCATCGCCACCGCGACCCCCGGACAGTCCTGGTCGGCGGGCCCCGAAGTCGGCATGAAAATCACCAAGGTGAACATGCACGAGTACGACGACTACCTGCCGCCGTCGGTGCAGATCATGCTCGACTACGGCATGACCATAGAAGTGGGCGACTACGAATCCTGCCCATGGCCCAAAGCCTTTATTGAAGCCACCGAGAAGTACTCGAGCCAGGTTGAGTTGGCCGAAGACAACCTGGCCCTGCACAACTACACGGCCGGCATGCCGTTTCCGAACATCGACGCCAATGATCCGGCTGCCGCGTGGAAGATCATGTGGAACCATGAGCACAAGCCGGCCTTCAGCGATGACGTGCGCACCGAGTGGGTGGTCGAGAACATGGACGATCGCGGCTACGTCGAAAAGATGCTGTCGTCGGATGTCTGGCGGCGCCTGAAGTGGGAAGGGCGTATCATCCATGACCCGAAACCGGTCATAGAACACGAGCCGCCCATGCGTTTCACCGAGCAGTGGGGGCCGATCCAGACGCCTTTCGACTTGAAGGGGACGTCGTTTTTATCGTACCGCTACGAGGAAGCGCAGCGGTCGGATGACTCCTGGCTCTACCTCCCGGCACTCCGGCGTGTACGTCGTTATTCCACCTCGGATCGAAGCGGCACGCTGTTCGGCGGTGACATAGACCAGGATTCTATCTGGGGCTTTAACTCCAAGCCCGAGTGGTGGGATTTTCGGTTGCTCGGCCAGCGCGAAATTCTCGTACCCATGCACACAGGCAAGTACGGTACCCTCGACTTGTGGTGTGGCACCGCCGGCACCGCCAGTTGGGTGCCCTGCGTGAAGTGGGAAAAGCGCAAGGTATGGCTGGTCAAGGGCACCCCCGAGCGCTTGCCCGTGTACGCGTTTTCGAAGCGCCACCTATGGGTTGACCAGGAAGTATACAACGTGACCACTTCTGAGATTTTCGATAAGGCCGGTGAGCTTTGGAAGGTGTGGCAGAACACCTTCTGGTGCACCGAGTCCGTGCGTGACAATCGCCGCTACGAGGATAAGCGCCTGTTCACGCCGGCCATAGCCATGATCGACTTCCAGTTGCGCCATAGCTCGCGCATAACGCCACCGGGCCCGGCCAACCCCATGGAACACGACTGGATGTTCGAGGCCAGCGAGGAGTCCTTGAACGTGCCCGAGTTCTACACGATAGCCAGCGTTCTCAACGAGGGACGCTGA